Proteins from a genomic interval of Caulobacter sp. SL161:
- the dxr gene encoding 1-deoxy-D-xylulose-5-phosphate reductoisomerase, with translation MGALTSPRKVVVLGSTGSIGLSTLSLFEESGAPVQILALTAGRNVDRLIEQARRWKPALAVIEDETRLADLRAGLAGTGVEAAAGADAVRDAAAMGADWVMSAIVGAAGLAPTVAAARTGAVIALANKESLVCAGPALLAIAKAAGGSIIPVDSEHSAIFQVLQSECAHRVSRLILTASGGPFRTWDKAAMARATPEQAIAHPNWSMGAKISVDSATMMNKGLEMIEASYLFATPEDRVDVVIHPQSVIHSLVEYVDGSTLAQLGPPDMRAPIACAFSWPDRLPWPAPRLDLAAYGQLTFESPDVERFPAIGIARDALRLGGGAPAAMNAANEVAVAAFLDRRIGFLDIAGAVAGTLERMNSLGDLSVAESDAVETAMLIDGSARRIAAEVVAQKRQRA, from the coding sequence ATGGGGGCATTGACCTCTCCCCGCAAGGTGGTGGTGCTAGGCTCGACCGGATCGATCGGCCTTTCGACCTTGAGCCTGTTCGAAGAGTCCGGTGCGCCGGTTCAGATCCTGGCGCTCACCGCCGGTCGCAATGTCGATCGCCTGATCGAGCAGGCGCGGCGCTGGAAGCCTGCCCTGGCGGTCATCGAGGACGAAACCCGTCTTGCGGATCTTCGCGCCGGTCTGGCCGGTACGGGCGTCGAGGCGGCCGCCGGCGCCGACGCGGTTCGCGATGCTGCGGCCATGGGCGCGGACTGGGTCATGTCGGCGATCGTCGGCGCGGCGGGTCTGGCTCCGACGGTCGCCGCCGCGCGCACGGGCGCTGTGATCGCACTGGCCAACAAGGAGAGCCTTGTCTGCGCGGGGCCGGCGCTGCTGGCCATCGCCAAGGCCGCCGGCGGGTCGATCATTCCTGTCGACTCGGAACACTCGGCCATTTTTCAGGTGCTTCAGTCCGAGTGCGCGCACCGCGTATCACGCCTGATCCTGACGGCCTCTGGCGGGCCCTTCCGGACCTGGGACAAGGCGGCGATGGCCCGCGCGACGCCCGAGCAGGCGATCGCTCACCCGAACTGGTCGATGGGCGCCAAGATTTCGGTCGATTCCGCGACGATGATGAACAAGGGTCTCGAGATGATCGAGGCGTCCTATCTGTTCGCAACCCCGGAAGACCGCGTCGACGTCGTGATCCATCCGCAATCGGTGATCCATAGCCTCGTAGAGTATGTCGACGGCTCGACCTTGGCGCAGCTTGGCCCGCCGGACATGCGCGCGCCGATCGCCTGCGCCTTCTCATGGCCGGATCGTCTGCCGTGGCCTGCGCCGCGCCTTGATCTTGCCGCCTACGGCCAGCTCACCTTCGAATCGCCGGACGTGGAGCGGTTCCCCGCAATCGGGATCGCGCGCGACGCGCTGAGGCTGGGCGGAGGCGCGCCGGCGGCGATGAACGCCGCCAACGAGGTGGCCGTGGCTGCTTTCCTTGACCGCCGTATCGGGTTTCTCGATATTGCCGGCGCGGTGGCGGGGACCCTGGAGCGTATGAACAGCCTGGGTGACCTCTCCGTCGCGGAAAGCGACGCTGTCGAGACCGCCATGTTGATCGATGGCAGCGCTCGCCGCATTGCGGCCGAGGTTGTCGCGCAGAAGCGTCAGCGGGCCTGA
- the bamA gene encoding outer membrane protein assembly factor BamA: protein MIGHMNKLRAQSAAFATGMALLLGSTALVAPQQAFAQAAQTGVVQRILVQGNERIEQGTVLSYLPIQPGDTVDSQRLDLALKTLARTDLFADVKIEMLGGDLVVKVVENPIINQVVFEGNSSLKEDKLKDEVQIRPRGIFTRAKVQADVQRIIELYRRSGRISATVTPKVVELPQKRVDLVFEINEGAKSGVLGINFLGNAEYSDNDLRDVIVTKESRWYKILTSNDNYDPDRIEYDREQLRKHYRNRGYFDFRVISSVAELAPDKNGFAVTYTLEEGPKYKFGKITVETELKKLDGNLLAQILPVRTGQLYEDERIEQATDALTFAAGAAGFAFVDVRPRYVPNRETKTVDVVFQVREGPRVYVDRIDIVGNTRTLDYVLRRELEVAEGDAYNRVLVDRSKNNMRRLGFFKEVEIEDAPGSAPDRTSLRVKVEEQPTGELSFSAGYSSIDKLVLDVGITERNFRGRGQNLRARASVGSLRQQIDFGFSEPRFLGRNLVAGLNLYTFRYDLSEFAAYDTKSVGGDVRVGFPLTNDSSMSLRYTVRQDEVSVADSLCASGSVSQILCLQRGAYITSLIGYGLRIDKRNDPLNPTRGWFADLNQDLAGLGGDVKYLKTEADAGWYWGFTKDLVFSATGSVGYIEGWGGDNVRINDRFYRGGTSFRGFEIAGIGPRDISSSYNSMGAKLYAISTFELTVPTFLPEQYGIKAALFSDVGTAGLLDDVDRQKSPGVFDPNIKDNLGLRASAGISIDWKSPMGPIRFDISRILSKEDYDRTETFRFSTSTRFQ from the coding sequence ATGATTGGTCACATGAACAAACTTCGCGCCCAAAGCGCCGCGTTCGCCACGGGTATGGCGCTGCTCCTCGGCTCGACGGCCCTGGTGGCGCCGCAACAGGCCTTCGCTCAAGCGGCCCAGACGGGCGTGGTGCAGCGCATCCTGGTGCAGGGCAACGAACGGATCGAGCAGGGCACGGTGCTGTCCTATCTGCCGATCCAGCCCGGCGACACGGTCGACTCCCAGCGCCTCGACCTGGCGCTGAAGACCCTGGCGCGCACCGATCTCTTCGCGGACGTGAAGATCGAAATGCTGGGCGGCGACCTGGTGGTGAAGGTCGTGGAAAACCCGATCATCAACCAGGTGGTCTTCGAGGGGAACTCGTCCCTGAAGGAAGACAAGCTGAAGGACGAGGTGCAGATCCGTCCGCGCGGTATCTTCACGCGCGCCAAGGTCCAGGCCGACGTTCAGCGGATCATCGAGCTCTATCGCCGTTCCGGCCGGATTTCGGCCACGGTGACGCCCAAGGTGGTTGAGCTGCCGCAGAAGCGCGTCGACCTGGTGTTCGAGATCAACGAAGGCGCCAAGAGCGGGGTGCTCGGGATCAACTTCCTGGGTAACGCCGAGTACTCGGACAACGATCTGCGCGACGTCATCGTCACCAAGGAAAGCCGCTGGTACAAGATCCTGACCAGCAACGATAACTATGATCCTGATCGGATCGAGTACGACCGCGAGCAGCTGCGCAAGCACTATCGCAATCGGGGCTACTTCGATTTCCGCGTGATCTCTTCGGTGGCCGAGCTGGCGCCGGACAAGAACGGCTTTGCGGTCACCTACACCCTCGAGGAAGGGCCCAAGTACAAGTTCGGCAAGATCACCGTCGAGACCGAGCTCAAGAAGCTGGACGGCAATCTGCTGGCGCAGATCCTGCCCGTCCGCACCGGGCAGCTTTATGAGGACGAGCGGATCGAGCAGGCGACCGACGCTCTGACCTTCGCGGCCGGCGCCGCGGGCTTCGCGTTCGTGGACGTGCGTCCGCGCTACGTCCCGAACCGCGAGACCAAGACCGTCGATGTGGTGTTCCAGGTCCGCGAAGGGCCGCGCGTTTATGTCGACCGCATCGACATCGTCGGCAACACCCGCACGCTCGACTATGTGCTTCGCCGCGAGCTGGAGGTCGCCGAAGGCGACGCCTACAACCGCGTTCTGGTCGATCGCTCCAAGAACAACATGCGCCGCCTAGGCTTCTTCAAGGAAGTCGAGATCGAGGACGCGCCCGGCTCGGCCCCAGACCGCACCAGCCTGCGGGTCAAGGTCGAGGAGCAGCCTACCGGTGAACTGTCGTTCAGCGCCGGCTACAGCTCGATCGACAAGCTGGTGCTTGACGTGGGCATCACCGAACGGAACTTCCGCGGTCGCGGTCAGAACCTCCGCGCGCGTGCGTCGGTGGGTTCGCTGCGCCAACAGATCGATTTCGGCTTCAGTGAGCCGCGCTTCCTAGGCCGGAACCTGGTCGCGGGCTTGAATCTGTACACCTTCCGCTATGACCTGTCGGAGTTCGCCGCTTACGACACCAAGTCGGTCGGCGGCGACGTCCGTGTCGGCTTCCCGCTGACCAACGACTCGTCGATGAGCCTGCGCTACACGGTCCGTCAGGACGAGGTGAGCGTTGCCGACAGTCTCTGCGCCAGCGGCTCGGTGTCTCAGATCCTCTGCCTGCAGCGCGGCGCCTACATCACCTCGCTGATCGGCTACGGCCTGCGCATCGACAAGCGGAACGATCCGCTCAACCCGACCCGTGGCTGGTTCGCCGACCTGAATCAGGACCTCGCCGGCCTGGGCGGGGACGTGAAGTACCTGAAGACCGAAGCAGACGCGGGCTGGTACTGGGGCTTCACCAAGGACCTGGTGTTCAGCGCGACCGGCTCGGTCGGCTACATCGAGGGTTGGGGCGGCGACAATGTCCGCATCAACGACCGCTTCTATCGCGGCGGCACCTCGTTCCGCGGCTTCGAGATCGCCGGTATCGGCCCGCGCGACATCTCGAGCTCCTACAATTCGATGGGCGCGAAGCTCTACGCCATCAGCACCTTCGAGCTGACCGTACCGACCTTCCTGCCTGAGCAGTACGGCATCAAGGCCGCGCTGTTCAGCGACGTGGGTACGGCCGGTCTGCTGGATGACGTGGATCGTCAGAAGTCGCCTGGCGTCTTCGATCCGAACATCAAGGATAACCTTGGCCTGCGTGCCTCGGCGGGTATCTCGATCGACTGGAAGTCCCCCATGGGTCCCATTCGCTTCGACATCAGCCGCATCCTGTCCAAGGAAGACTACGACCGAACCGAAACGTTCCGGTTCTCCACCTCCACAAGGTTCCAATAG
- the pyrH gene encoding UMP kinase — protein sequence MSDTSAPQKYRRILLKVSGEVLMGDTPYGIDTNTVQSVAEDVAEIVKSGVELCLVIGGGNIFRGMAGAAKGMERSSADYMGMLATVMNALAMQDALERIGVETRVQSAIPMATVCEPYIRRRAQRHLEKGRVVIFAAGTGNPFFTTDTAAALRAAEMQCDALFKGTSVDGVYTADPKKDPTAQRYDRLSYMDVLAKDLRVMDASAVALMRDSNIPIVVFSIKGRGNLLNVLRGEGTHTVVAEDRAA from the coding sequence ATGTCCGATACCAGCGCGCCCCAGAAATATCGCCGCATCCTGCTCAAAGTGTCCGGCGAGGTCCTGATGGGCGATACGCCCTACGGCATCGACACCAACACGGTTCAATCCGTCGCCGAGGACGTCGCAGAGATCGTCAAGTCGGGCGTCGAGCTTTGCCTAGTGATCGGCGGTGGCAACATTTTCCGCGGTATGGCTGGGGCCGCCAAGGGCATGGAGCGGTCGAGCGCCGACTATATGGGCATGCTGGCCACGGTCATGAACGCGCTGGCCATGCAGGACGCGCTGGAGCGCATCGGCGTGGAAACGCGCGTGCAGTCGGCGATCCCGATGGCCACCGTCTGCGAGCCCTATATCCGCCGCCGCGCCCAGCGCCATCTCGAGAAGGGGCGCGTGGTGATCTTCGCCGCGGGGACGGGCAACCCGTTCTTCACGACCGACACTGCGGCGGCGCTCCGGGCCGCTGAGATGCAGTGCGATGCGCTGTTCAAGGGCACCAGCGTCGATGGCGTCTACACCGCCGATCCCAAGAAGGATCCGACGGCCCAGCGCTACGACCGCCTGAGCTACATGGACGTGCTGGCCAAGGACCTGCGCGTCATGGACGCCTCGGCCGTCGCGCTCATGCGCGACAGCAACATTCCGATCGTGGTCTTCTCGATCAAGGGACGCGGCAACCTGCTGAACGTCCTGCGAGGCGAGGGGACCCACACCGTGGTCGCCGAAGACCGCGCCGCCTGA
- a CDS encoding haloacid dehalogenase-like hydrolase, whose protein sequence is MLAVFYMDGTLLDGDSTATWLWERVKQSPARLLAALAVLPLALPMVALPFTRRAGASVLLWIATAGLSERQLAASCEHFAQAFRGGRNSLTWKTQALSVLEDHARAGDRIVVVTAAPACLAKALLDTLDRPVELLGTSLKPLLGGWVADIHCRHQRKCQALAQAGHGAHWTYAYTDSLDDLPLLRAAERPVIVKGGKAAERKLLRAGLQNARAAAW, encoded by the coding sequence ATGCTCGCGGTGTTCTACATGGACGGCACGTTGCTGGATGGCGACTCGACCGCGACGTGGCTGTGGGAACGCGTCAAGCAATCGCCGGCCCGTCTGCTGGCCGCGCTGGCCGTTCTCCCCCTCGCCCTGCCCATGGTCGCCCTGCCCTTCACGCGCCGGGCCGGCGCATCGGTCCTTCTTTGGATCGCGACGGCCGGTCTTAGCGAGCGCCAACTTGCCGCGTCATGCGAGCATTTCGCTCAGGCGTTCAGGGGCGGACGCAACAGCTTGACCTGGAAGACGCAAGCCTTGAGCGTTCTGGAGGATCACGCCCGGGCAGGCGACCGTATCGTGGTGGTCACCGCGGCGCCGGCCTGCCTGGCCAAGGCCCTGCTCGACACCCTCGATCGTCCGGTCGAACTGCTCGGGACATCGCTCAAGCCCCTCTTGGGCGGTTGGGTCGCAGACATCCACTGCCGTCACCAGCGCAAATGCCAGGCCTTGGCGCAAGCGGGCCATGGGGCGCACTGGACTTACGCTTATACCGACAGCCTGGATGATCTGCCGCTGTTGCGCGCCGCCGAGCGGCCGGTGATCGTCAAGGGCGGCAAGGCGGCCGAGCGAAAGCTGCTTCGCGCCGGCCTGCAGAACGCCCGGGCGGCGGCTTGGTAA
- a CDS encoding M50 family metallopeptidase, which yields MIGFLIMLVSLVFVLSVVVTVHELGHYWAARACGVAIERFSIGFGAPLISWRDKHGVEWCVASIPLGGYVRFAGDENAASVPDQNDLDAMRNEIRRREGDDAVNRYFHFKPVWQRAFIAVAGPMANFILAILVFAVILVSFGAQKTSTAVGEVVAGTPAAAAGFKPGDVILKADNRQIRSFQDIQGYVALRANMPIDFAVEREGRTVHLTATPRLVERQNEISGRVKVGELGLRSAPGGRFERSSLLSAIPDATAEVWDMIKTIAFYLGRLLMGQLPADQISGIIGIGHTAGAVTNGVVEQAPNGKALAIGLIYSQFWLIASLSVSIGFMNLLPIPVLDGGHLVMYAYEAVAKRPLRAEFQAAGFRAGLALILGFMLFAAWNDLNRYDVFKFIGGLFT from the coding sequence ATGATCGGCTTTCTGATCATGCTTGTGTCGCTGGTGTTCGTGCTGTCCGTCGTGGTGACGGTGCACGAGCTCGGACACTATTGGGCTGCGCGCGCTTGCGGCGTGGCCATCGAGCGCTTTTCCATCGGATTTGGCGCGCCGCTGATTTCCTGGCGCGACAAGCACGGCGTCGAATGGTGCGTGGCGTCGATACCGCTCGGCGGGTACGTCCGCTTCGCAGGCGATGAGAACGCCGCCAGCGTGCCCGACCAGAACGACCTCGACGCGATGCGGAACGAAATCCGCCGTCGCGAGGGCGACGATGCTGTAAATCGCTACTTCCACTTCAAGCCGGTCTGGCAGCGCGCCTTTATCGCGGTCGCTGGTCCCATGGCGAATTTCATCCTGGCGATCCTGGTCTTCGCCGTGATCCTGGTGTCGTTCGGCGCCCAGAAGACGTCGACGGCCGTCGGTGAGGTTGTCGCTGGAACGCCGGCGGCCGCCGCCGGCTTCAAGCCGGGTGACGTCATCCTGAAGGCCGACAACCGCCAGATCCGATCCTTCCAGGACATCCAGGGCTATGTGGCGCTGCGGGCGAACATGCCGATCGACTTCGCGGTCGAGCGGGAAGGGCGCACGGTGCATCTGACCGCGACGCCGCGCCTGGTGGAGCGCCAGAACGAGATCAGCGGCCGCGTGAAGGTGGGCGAGCTGGGCCTGCGCAGCGCGCCGGGCGGTCGTTTTGAGCGTTCGTCGCTGCTCAGTGCGATCCCCGACGCGACCGCCGAGGTCTGGGACATGATCAAGACGATCGCCTTCTATCTGGGCCGCCTGCTGATGGGACAGCTTCCGGCGGATCAGATCAGCGGGATCATCGGCATTGGTCACACCGCCGGCGCGGTCACCAACGGCGTTGTCGAGCAGGCTCCGAACGGCAAGGCCTTGGCGATTGGACTGATCTATTCGCAGTTCTGGCTGATCGCCAGCCTGTCGGTCAGCATCGGTTTCATGAACCTGTTGCCGATTCCGGTTCTCGATGGCGGTCACCTGGTGATGTACGCCTATGAGGCGGTGGCCAAGCGGCCCCTGCGGGCCGAGTTCCAGGCCGCCGGCTTCCGGGCGGGGCTTGCCTTGATCCTGGGTTTCATGCTGTTCGCGGCGTGGAACGACCTCAACCGCTACGACGTGTTCAAATTCATCGGCGGACTTTTCACGTGA
- a CDS encoding phosphatidate cytidylyltransferase — protein MEGSLPMTSPSPAKRFNWGNLRTRVVSATVLVPTVVAAVWLGGYWFMALSLVCVGLLAREWGRISAPKAPNAVGAVVGVFCGIAVVAAFLQQFLVAWAVVLAGSFLAGLIARGAVERRADAAYGVVYIAPAVIAMVWVRSLDDGLWWTLLLFVVTWFADIFAYVAGSIFKGPKLWPRISPNKTWAGFVGGLAAATIGAIVVASLAKLDLVWQAAALIGLLGGLATMAGDLWESMLKRRFGVKDSGDLIPGHGGLLDRVDGLMFAAIVIAAVRLIDQIGWGH, from the coding sequence ATGGAGGGGTCGCTGCCGATGACGTCGCCGTCGCCGGCTAAGCGCTTCAACTGGGGCAATCTTCGAACGCGCGTGGTCTCGGCGACCGTGCTCGTTCCCACCGTCGTGGCCGCCGTATGGCTCGGTGGTTACTGGTTCATGGCCCTGTCTCTGGTGTGCGTCGGGCTTCTGGCTCGCGAGTGGGGACGGATCAGCGCGCCAAAGGCGCCGAACGCCGTCGGCGCCGTGGTCGGCGTCTTCTGCGGGATCGCCGTCGTCGCGGCGTTCCTGCAGCAGTTTCTGGTCGCCTGGGCCGTTGTTCTGGCGGGATCGTTCCTGGCTGGCCTGATCGCGCGCGGCGCCGTGGAGCGGCGCGCCGACGCCGCCTATGGCGTGGTCTATATCGCGCCGGCGGTGATCGCGATGGTCTGGGTGCGATCGCTGGATGACGGGCTTTGGTGGACTCTGCTGCTGTTTGTGGTGACGTGGTTCGCCGATATCTTCGCCTATGTCGCGGGCAGCATTTTCAAGGGGCCGAAGCTCTGGCCGCGCATCTCGCCCAACAAGACGTGGGCGGGCTTCGTCGGCGGTCTTGCGGCCGCAACCATCGGCGCGATCGTTGTCGCCTCACTGGCCAAGCTTGATCTAGTCTGGCAGGCGGCGGCGCTGATCGGTCTGCTGGGCGGTCTGGCGACGATGGCGGGCGATCTCTGGGAGTCGATGCTCAAGCGTCGGTTCGGCGTCAAGGACAGTGGCGATCTCATTCCCGGGCATGGCGGGCTGCTGGACCGGGTCGATGGGCTGATGTTCGCGGCCATTGTGATCGCGGCCGTGCGGCTGATCGACCAGATCGGATGGGGGCATTGA
- the tsf gene encoding translation elongation factor Ts: MAEITAALVKELREKSGVGMMDCKKALAENNGDIEASIDWLRAKGLSKAAKKADRAAAEGLVAIATAEQGAGETATAVEVNAETDFVSRNDLFQGAARQIAGAALGTDGSVDAITAAKLAGGETVQDHLTNLIATIGENMMVRRAAKWTVENGVVASYIHNATAPDLGRIGVLVAVESTGDKAALRELGRKIAMHVAATSPLSLSPDDLDPAAIEREKAVFTEQALESGKPAAVVEKMIEGRIRKFLEEVVLLKQAFVMNPDQTVEQLVAETAKTLGAPVAVKGFTRLALGEGVEKKQDDFAAEVASMTGQA, encoded by the coding sequence ATGGCTGAGATCACCGCCGCCCTCGTCAAGGAACTGCGCGAAAAGTCCGGCGTCGGCATGATGGACTGCAAGAAGGCGCTGGCTGAGAACAACGGCGACATCGAAGCGTCCATCGACTGGCTGCGCGCCAAGGGCCTGTCCAAGGCCGCCAAGAAGGCTGACCGCGCCGCCGCCGAAGGTCTGGTGGCCATCGCCACCGCCGAGCAAGGCGCTGGCGAAACCGCCACGGCCGTCGAAGTGAACGCCGAAACCGACTTCGTGTCGCGGAACGACCTGTTCCAAGGCGCCGCCCGTCAGATCGCAGGTGCTGCGCTGGGCACCGACGGTTCGGTCGACGCGATCACCGCCGCCAAGCTGGCCGGTGGCGAGACCGTTCAAGACCACCTGACCAACCTGATCGCGACGATCGGCGAGAACATGATGGTCCGTCGCGCCGCCAAGTGGACGGTCGAGAACGGCGTCGTCGCCTCGTACATCCACAACGCCACCGCGCCGGACCTCGGCCGCATCGGCGTGCTGGTGGCCGTCGAGTCGACCGGCGACAAGGCCGCCCTTCGCGAGCTGGGCCGCAAGATCGCGATGCACGTCGCCGCGACCTCGCCGCTGTCGCTGTCGCCGGACGATCTGGACCCGGCCGCCATCGAACGTGAAAAGGCCGTGTTCACCGAGCAGGCGCTGGAGTCGGGCAAGCCCGCCGCCGTCGTCGAGAAGATGATCGAAGGCCGTATCCGCAAGTTCCTGGAAGAAGTCGTGCTGCTGAAGCAGGCTTTCGTCATGAACCCGGATCAGACCGTCGAGCAGCTGGTCGCCGAAACCGCCAAGACTCTGGGCGCTCCGGTCGCCGTGAAGGGCTTCACGCGTCTGGCCCTGGGTGAAGGCGTCGAGAAGAAGCAAGACGACTTCGCGGCGGAAGTCGCCTCGATGACCGGTCAGGCCTAA
- a CDS encoding GFA family protein, with product MEELARAWRKTLAQHQGGCQCGQVRFTVDLELDDSMQCNCSRCGKLGSVLAFADSASFVLERGENALTEFRFNAHRVAHLFCRTCGIQSFGRGTAPNGQEVIAVNLRCLDGVDVFALKPQPVDGKAF from the coding sequence GTGGAAGAGCTGGCTCGAGCCTGGAGAAAGACGTTGGCGCAACATCAGGGCGGCTGCCAATGCGGTCAGGTTCGATTCACGGTCGATCTTGAGCTCGACGACTCTATGCAGTGCAACTGTTCGCGCTGCGGCAAGCTCGGTTCGGTGCTGGCCTTTGCGGATTCCGCGTCCTTCGTGTTGGAGCGAGGCGAGAACGCTCTGACAGAGTTCCGATTCAATGCGCATCGGGTGGCGCATCTCTTCTGTCGCACCTGCGGTATTCAATCGTTCGGACGGGGGACCGCGCCGAACGGCCAGGAAGTGATCGCGGTCAATCTCCGGTGCCTGGACGGCGTCGATGTGTTTGCGCTGAAGCCTCAGCCTGTAGACGGAAAGGCGTTCTAA
- the uppS gene encoding polyprenyl diphosphate synthase, producing the protein MPATTGPQDVSGRAGGQASTERLHVAIIMDGNGRWAKQRGMPRVLGHRAGVNALKRTVEGAQNQNVGVLTVFGFSTENWSRPPQEVSELMGLLKAYVESDLERLAKAGVRVRIIGRRTGLSPDIAEVIERAERRTAQNSAFVLQVAFNYGGQADITDAARAFAERVERGEAKASDLNEKTFEQFLSTASAPPPDLIVRTSGERRISNFLLWDCAYAELVFQDVLWPDYGPEALAAAIAEYRGRDRRYGGVAADDVAVAG; encoded by the coding sequence ATGCCGGCGACCACCGGTCCGCAGGACGTTTCGGGACGCGCCGGGGGGCAGGCGTCCACGGAGCGACTGCACGTGGCCATTATCATGGATGGCAACGGCCGCTGGGCTAAGCAGCGTGGCATGCCGCGCGTGCTCGGGCATCGCGCGGGCGTCAACGCCCTCAAGCGCACCGTCGAGGGCGCTCAAAACCAGAATGTCGGTGTTCTGACGGTTTTCGGCTTCTCGACCGAGAACTGGAGTCGTCCTCCGCAGGAGGTCTCCGAGTTGATGGGGCTGCTGAAGGCCTATGTCGAATCGGACCTGGAGCGACTGGCCAAGGCCGGCGTGCGCGTCCGCATCATCGGGCGTCGCACGGGCCTCTCCCCGGATATCGCCGAGGTGATCGAACGCGCCGAGCGGCGTACGGCGCAGAACTCTGCCTTCGTCCTGCAGGTCGCGTTCAATTACGGCGGGCAAGCCGATATCACCGACGCCGCGCGCGCCTTCGCCGAGCGGGTTGAACGAGGTGAAGCAAAGGCTTCGGACCTGAACGAGAAGACGTTCGAGCAGTTCCTCTCCACCGCATCTGCGCCGCCGCCGGATTTGATTGTTCGCACCAGCGGCGAGCGTCGGATTTCGAACTTCCTTCTTTGGGACTGCGCCTACGCCGAGCTCGTCTTCCAGGACGTTCTATGGCCGGACTATGGCCCCGAGGCTCTTGCGGCGGCGATCGCCGAGTATCGCGGTCGCGACCGCCGGTATGGAGGGGTCGCTGCCGATGACGTCGCCGTCGCCGGCTAA
- the rpsB gene encoding 30S ribosomal protein S2 encodes MALPEFSMRQLLEAGAHFGHQTHRWNPKMDRYIFGSRSNIHIIDLSQTIPLLHQALVKVREVAAAGGRVLFVGTKRQASDPVATAAKRCAQYYVNHRWLGGTLTNWRTVSGSIARLRELEGVLAGEAQGRSKKELLQLTRERDKLELSLGGIKDMGGIPDIMFVIDTNKEAIAILEARKLNIPVVAILDTNCDPDGITYPIPGNDDAARALQLYCDLIADAVLDGLAAGQAAAGVDLGASVAPVEPALARELAPEAPAAEAAPESAEG; translated from the coding sequence ATGGCTCTTCCCGAATTCTCCATGCGTCAGCTCCTGGAAGCCGGCGCTCACTTCGGCCACCAGACGCACCGCTGGAACCCGAAGATGGACCGCTACATCTTCGGTTCGCGCTCGAACATCCACATCATCGACCTGTCGCAGACGATCCCGCTGCTGCACCAGGCCCTGGTGAAGGTCCGTGAAGTCGCCGCCGCCGGCGGCCGCGTGCTGTTCGTCGGCACCAAGCGTCAGGCCAGCGACCCGGTCGCCACGGCCGCCAAGCGCTGCGCCCAGTACTACGTGAACCACCGCTGGCTCGGCGGCACCCTGACCAACTGGCGCACCGTTTCGGGCTCGATCGCGCGTCTGCGCGAGCTGGAAGGCGTTCTGGCTGGTGAAGCCCAAGGTCGTTCCAAGAAGGAACTGCTGCAGCTGACCCGCGAACGCGACAAGCTGGAACTGTCGCTGGGCGGCATCAAGGACATGGGCGGCATCCCCGACATCATGTTCGTGATCGACACCAACAAGGAAGCGATCGCGATCCTGGAAGCTCGCAAGCTGAACATCCCGGTCGTCGCCATCCTCGACACCAACTGCGATCCGGACGGCATCACCTATCCGATCCCGGGCAACGACGACGCCGCTCGCGCCCTGCAGCTGTACTGCGACCTGATCGCCGACGCCGTCCTGGACGGCCTGGCCGCCGGTCAAGCCGCTGCTGGCGTGGACCTCGGCGCCTCGGTGGCTCCGGTCGAGCCGGCCCTGGCCCGCGAACTGGCGCCGGAAGCTCCGGCCGCCGAAGCGGCCCCGGAATCGGCCGAAGGCTGA
- the frr gene encoding ribosome recycling factor — MAAAEKPVLSRYRDRMDKAVSALKEEFGSLRTGRASASLLDQVMVEAYGSTTPLNAVASVSVPEPRQINVSVWDRGVVVSVEKAIRASGLGLNPVVEGQNLRIPIPPLTEERRRDLQKIAGKYAEQQKIAVRNVRRDANDDLKKAEKDGAIAEDERKKMETEVQKMTDDAIKRIDEALKTKEHEIMQV, encoded by the coding sequence ATGGCCGCCGCCGAAAAACCCGTCCTGTCGCGCTATCGCGACCGCATGGACAAGGCCGTTTCCGCCCTGAAGGAAGAGTTCGGCAGCCTGCGCACCGGACGCGCCTCGGCCAGCCTGCTCGATCAGGTGATGGTCGAGGCCTATGGCTCCACGACGCCGCTGAACGCCGTGGCTTCCGTCAGTGTGCCTGAGCCCCGCCAGATCAACGTCAGCGTTTGGGACCGTGGTGTCGTCGTTTCCGTTGAGAAGGCGATCCGCGCGTCGGGCCTGGGCCTCAACCCGGTCGTCGAAGGCCAGAATCTGCGTATCCCGATCCCGCCGCTGACCGAGGAACGTCGTCGTGATCTGCAGAAGATCGCCGGCAAGTACGCCGAGCAGCAGAAGATCGCCGTGCGTAACGTTCGTCGTGACGCCAACGACGATCTGAAGAAGGCCGAGAAGGACGGGGCCATCGCCGAGGACGAGCGCAAGAAGATGGAAACGGAGGTCCAGAAGATGACCGACGACGCCATCAAGCGCATCGACGAGGCCTTGAAAACCAAGGAACATGAGATCATGCAGGTCTAG